From a single Nicotiana tabacum cultivar K326 chromosome 8, ASM71507v2, whole genome shotgun sequence genomic region:
- the LOC107807092 gene encoding RPM1-interacting protein 4-like isoform X2: MARPNVPKFGNWESEDNTPYTVFFDNARKTRGGKMINPNDPQENPDMFPYSAPKTQRDEQKRRVSKEHGDIQQRNGAGRGSNSGRPARQTAGSDHNIAKSPIHPNSQQAKISGRVAASPVWEGKNSYDSSHGTTPGRSFESARATPGRHQMKKESPDRGAVVPKFGEWDENDPQSAENYSEVFNKVRNERNRGPGNVLGTPGRTSYSIERHQRNEKQKSCCFPLW, encoded by the exons ATGGCA CGTCCAAATGTGCCAAAGTTTGGCAATTGGGAAAGTGAAGACAACACTCCCTATACTGTCTTTTTTGACAATGCAAGGAAAACTCGTGGTGGAAAGATGATAAATCCAAATGACCCTCAAGAAAATCCAGACATGTTTCCCTACTCTGCTCCTAAAACTCAAAGGGATGAACAAAAACGTCGAGTGAGTAAAGAACATGGTGATATTCAACAACGTAATGGAGCTGGTCGTGGATCAAACTCAGGGCGACCTGCTAGACAAACTGCAGGATCTGATCACAACATTGCTAAATCACCCATTCATCCAAATTCTCAGCAGGCGAAGATATCAGGACGAGTAGCTGCTTCGCCTGTTTGGGAAGGGAAGAATTCATATGATAGTAGCCATGGTACTACTCCTGGAAGATCATTTGAAAGTGCTCGTGCTACTCCGGGGAGGcatcaaatgaagaaagaaagt CCTGATAGAGGAGCTGTAGTTCCGAAATTTGGCGAATGGGATGAGAACGATCCTCAATCTGCAGAAAACTACTCTGAGGTTTTTAACAAAGTGCGAAATGAAAGGAACAGAGGCCCTGGAAATGTGCTAGGCACACCTGGTAGAACATCTTACAGTATCGAAAGGCATCAACGAAACGAAAAGCAAAAG
- the LOC107807092 gene encoding RPM1-interacting protein 4-like isoform X1, whose translation MARPNVPKFGNWESEDNTPYTVFFDNARKTRGGKMINPNDPQENPDMFPYSAPKTQRDEQKRRVSKEHGDIQQRNGAGRGSNSGRPARQTAGSDHNIAKSPIHPNSQQAKISGRVAASPVWEGKNSYDSSHGTTPGRSFESARATPGRHQMKKESQPDRGAVVPKFGEWDENDPQSAENYSEVFNKVRNERNRGPGNVLGTPGRTSYSIERHQRNEKQKSCCFPLW comes from the exons ATGGCA CGTCCAAATGTGCCAAAGTTTGGCAATTGGGAAAGTGAAGACAACACTCCCTATACTGTCTTTTTTGACAATGCAAGGAAAACTCGTGGTGGAAAGATGATAAATCCAAATGACCCTCAAGAAAATCCAGACATGTTTCCCTACTCTGCTCCTAAAACTCAAAGGGATGAACAAAAACGTCGAGTGAGTAAAGAACATGGTGATATTCAACAACGTAATGGAGCTGGTCGTGGATCAAACTCAGGGCGACCTGCTAGACAAACTGCAGGATCTGATCACAACATTGCTAAATCACCCATTCATCCAAATTCTCAGCAGGCGAAGATATCAGGACGAGTAGCTGCTTCGCCTGTTTGGGAAGGGAAGAATTCATATGATAGTAGCCATGGTACTACTCCTGGAAGATCATTTGAAAGTGCTCGTGCTACTCCGGGGAGGcatcaaatgaagaaagaaagt CAGCCTGATAGAGGAGCTGTAGTTCCGAAATTTGGCGAATGGGATGAGAACGATCCTCAATCTGCAGAAAACTACTCTGAGGTTTTTAACAAAGTGCGAAATGAAAGGAACAGAGGCCCTGGAAATGTGCTAGGCACACCTGGTAGAACATCTTACAGTATCGAAAGGCATCAACGAAACGAAAAGCAAAAG